The proteins below come from a single Cetobacterium somerae ATCC BAA-474 genomic window:
- a CDS encoding fimbria/pilus periplasmic chaperone yields MKKFILGIMFFLVMLTSYSFNFSVAPTRFEIGLDKINTNEITLINNTTSPMRLESFLESAPGYEKYSLNNHIKLYPKMVAIKPGSKQVVRFRVKPEVGMEAGEYKSYVVFKEIPLKESLNKNEGKVDAQIKMITEVGISIYGYYGEIKRGTNISNLQISYNSKTSNLKITADSNSKGNSSELLKQKIEILGAGGTISDTIDSQFGRTERTGKSKIESSMKIEKLKGKKVRVTIYDSQDKVIDKKVTDTL; encoded by the coding sequence ATGAAAAAATTTATATTAGGAATTATGTTTTTTTTAGTAATGTTGACAAGCTATTCTTTTAATTTTAGTGTAGCTCCAACAAGGTTTGAAATAGGATTAGATAAGATAAACACCAACGAAATAACTTTAATAAATAACACAACAAGTCCAATGAGATTAGAAAGTTTTTTAGAAAGTGCTCCTGGATATGAAAAATATAGTTTAAATAATCATATAAAGTTATATCCTAAAATGGTCGCTATCAAACCAGGTAGCAAACAAGTGGTAAGATTTAGAGTAAAGCCTGAAGTAGGAATGGAAGCTGGAGAATATAAAAGTTATGTTGTGTTTAAAGAAATTCCTTTGAAAGAGTCATTGAATAAAAATGAAGGTAAAGTAGACGCTCAAATAAAAATGATAACAGAAGTTGGAATTAGTATATATGGATATTACGGAGAGATAAAAAGAGGGACAAATATTTCTAATTTGCAAATTTCTTATAATTCAAAAACTTCAAATTTAAAAATAACAGCAGATTCAAACTCTAAGGGAAATAGCTCGGAATTATTAAAACAAAAAATAGAAATTCTTGGAGCAGGAGGAACTATAAGTGATACTATTGATTCACAATTTGGAAGAACAGAAAGAACTGGGAAATCAAAAATAGAAAGTTCAATGAAAATTGAAAAATTGAAAGGAAAAAAAGTTAGAGTAACTATATATGATTCACAAGATAAAGTTATTGATAAAAAAGTAACAGATACTTTATAA
- a CDS encoding toxin-antitoxin system YwqK family antitoxin — translation MKKRWVINFLITYIVLYNLTFSSLRKENINKKSLRNQIVYLVNETSPFTGELIGEGIKEQYENGIKNGFFQGFVQDKNERFVYEGKYINGIKHGVWTLKYLNGDTKGILKYNYDKPNGQWTYFYENKNMEGYENLEDGILHGKVVKYSPVGELLTKVEYYNGLLEGEAVFFYKGEILETLTNFKYGKIDGGIKIFGADGAQMLEGTYKNNKREGVWKFFYKTGDIKTVVNYKNGLKDGEIIIYDKAGLVAQKSRFIQGNEVDSNGSVLKKDKELKDSIVDRFKKFNRSLKYEKYDKILSEME, via the coding sequence TAAGGAAAGAGAATATAAATAAAAAGTCATTAAGAAACCAGATAGTTTATTTGGTAAATGAAACCTCTCCTTTTACAGGAGAGTTAATAGGTGAAGGGATAAAAGAACAATATGAAAATGGAATAAAAAATGGATTTTTTCAAGGATTTGTTCAAGATAAAAATGAAAGATTTGTATATGAAGGAAAATATATAAATGGTATTAAACATGGGGTTTGGACATTAAAATACTTGAATGGAGATACTAAGGGAATTCTGAAGTATAATTATGATAAACCGAACGGTCAATGGACATATTTTTATGAAAATAAAAATATGGAAGGTTATGAAAATTTAGAGGATGGGATTTTACATGGTAAAGTTGTAAAATATTCACCAGTTGGTGAATTGCTGACAAAAGTAGAATACTATAATGGACTTTTAGAAGGTGAAGCTGTATTTTTCTATAAAGGTGAAATATTAGAAACATTAACAAATTTTAAATATGGAAAAATAGATGGTGGAATAAAAATATTTGGAGCAGATGGTGCACAAATGTTAGAGGGCACTTATAAAAATAATAAGAGAGAAGGAGTTTGGAAGTTTTTTTATAAAACAGGAGATATAAAAACTGTTGTAAATTATAAAAATGGTTTAAAAGATGGTGAAATTATAATTTATGATAAAGCAGGTTTAGTAGCTCAAAAGTCTAGATTTATACAAGGAAATGAAGTTGATAGTAATGGAAGCGTATTGAAAAAAGATAAAGAGTTAAAAGATTCTATTGTAGATAGATTTAAGAAATTTAATAGAAGTTTAAAATATGAAAAATATGATAAAATATTAAGTGAAATGGAGTGA